A part of Candidatus Rokuibacteriota bacterium genomic DNA contains:
- a CDS encoding PIN domain-containing protein: protein MPAGRWLVFDTNVYVVALREGAGGHASELLGRLVPRTYLAAVVSAELHAGALDDVGREAVRGLAEPFLRLGRVVTPDARAWDRVGDVLAEAWRRQPQLRDRLSALWNDALIALSARQIGATVVTQNVRDFALLRRYARFEFEPFQTFGQHPA from the coding sequence ATGCCCGCCGGTAGATGGCTGGTATTCGACACGAACGTCTACGTGGTCGCGCTGCGGGAGGGGGCAGGCGGTCACGCCTCCGAGCTGCTCGGACGGCTCGTGCCGCGTACGTATCTCGCTGCCGTCGTGTCTGCGGAGCTGCACGCCGGCGCCCTGGACGATGTCGGGCGCGAGGCCGTTCGAGGGCTGGCCGAGCCATTCTTACGGCTGGGCCGCGTGGTGACGCCTGACGCTCGGGCCTGGGATCGGGTGGGCGATGTCCTCGCCGAGGCGTGGCGCCGCCAGCCCCAGCTTCGGGACCGGCTCTCCGCCCTCTGGAATGATGCGCTCATCGCCCTGTCCGCGCGCCAGATCGGCGCGACGGTGGTGACGCAGAACGTGCGCGACTTCGCCCTGCTGCGCCGGTACGCGCGCTTCGAATTCGAGCCCTTTCAAACCTTCGGCCAGCACCCCGCTTGA